From Corvus moneduloides isolate bCorMon1 chromosome 9, bCorMon1.pri, whole genome shotgun sequence:
TGAGGGTCTTGCAGGGAGAAGAGGCCCCTCCttgctctttctctctttccagcAGGATAGTCATGTCAGGAACCAGCACTGGCATTCAGTCCTAAAGCCTCGCTCGCTGTGCTTCCAAAATGCCTTGCAGCACAATGAACCCCTTGCTTGTCTGTCCTCATTGAAACTGTTCTCAGAGCAGAGGGCACAGCAGGACATAGCAGGGGTGACCACATCAGCTCCCACCTGCCCCGGGCAGAATGGGCAGCTTGGGGCACTGAGCCAGACTGACACAACTCCAGCGGGCGCTGCCTTCCTCTGGGGAATCATTCAAAAGAACAACCTGTGTTCTCATCCTGAGAGAGTTTTCTACCCAAAACTCAATACTTTTTCTTCACTAAAATACGTATCCTCACTCcgttttctctctcttcatcttCCAGAGATAAACaactattttttccctcagtggAGCACCAACATCCTTCCAAATGCCTATAGAGAGCTTCACCCTCACTTAGCTGGTGAGGTcagctgtgcaggctgtggGTGTCAGTCCTGCACCCTGGACTAGAAAtgctgtgctgtggctctgcCTTTGCATCCAGCAAATGGTTCCCAGTATATTTAGAATATTCAGTCTACGGTGGGATTGAACGCAACAGGCCTAAAAGGGTCAAAATAAGGTGGGTATGATGTCACCTGTAGCAAAACAATAACCCCCACCTTCTTTGAAGCTGATTGTAGCTGCTTTTTATTCCCTTAAGTTGTCAGTCTCATGGCAAGaagctggcaaaaaaaattaactcccACACTTGGCTTTGCAACGGGAAGGTGAGTGTGTCATGCAATGCTGTTTCAGGCTTTCATCAATTTATCAATGACAAAATGCCTCTCTTTAGAGAGAGGTGATCtaggctgggaaaaaaagagaatgctGACATTCTCTCCTGGTATTTCTAGGGTTTTTAAGCATGGAGAGTCCTTTCCTCAGCGTTTAAAGAAATTGTCAAATCTTCATATACTTACTATGGAAGAGCCAAAGTCTGAACAGTGGTAGCAGTggtggagcagccctgggagacaAAAGATATGTGGACGGAGCCTGAACTTGCAGTGCTTTCTGTTAACCCAGATCCCATGTCTGAGACCCTTGAGTATTCAGCCCTTAGAGGGAGTAactttcctccagctcctgaatGGTTCCCAAACAGTCATCTCTGCTGACAAGCAGCAGATTGTGGATGCTCAGCGGGCAATTGACTGGTCTCATCATGATGCAGTAAGAAATTTAAGAtcctgctcttctcccaggccATTCTCATTCCATCAGGACCCCACACATATTTTCTTGCTGtgattttccagggaaagcagctgctgtaaCAGTTGAATGACAAGGGACAAAGCTGTTTCTTGAGAAATAGAACTCCTCAATGTGTGGTTAAGcacagaaatttttcctgatttatttatttgtttgtttgcttttaaggATGTAGAGAGGGGTAATAAATGGTAAAACTAATGTGTCAGTGTTTTCAAAAGGATGTAGAATGAGTTATTTGATGGAAAATTGAAAGACGTGATTGCACTCTGTGATGAGCATCTACCAGTTTGGCCCTGGTATAATCCATTGACTTTCCAGCTTGTAGAGATAAACATTTAAATCAGCTGATTTAACAactactaaaaaaaccccttgctaactggaaaaataaagaaaccaaTAAAGACATCAGGATAAAATATCTGGAATTGCCAAACGGAGAAATGGAAGTTAATGACaattaccaaaaaaatccaaactcaaATCCCAAAGGTTTTCTCAGAAAAGCACGTTCTAGAGCAAGCACTCCACAGTAAAGTAGAGGAAAGCAGGACTTATGTAGACATTAATCAAGGCatgagtgaaaagaaaatgagatgctTCAGGGCACAAAGATGACAAGAAGCATATCTGTGGCAATAAGGGATGATGGCAATCATACAGAGGGAAATAGAACAAGGTATACATGAGGAAAGGGTGCAAGCACTGCTGAACACCTACTCTGACAATACAGTCTTTTGCTCTCACTAAGAGCAAAAATCAATAAACTCTGTAGGAAGAAAAGCTTCTTAAATCATTGACTGTCCAAGTAGATATTCCTGTTGGCAAACACATTTCTCTGTGTGATGGATGGACACCAGGGTCAAGAGGTCATTCACTGAAGTGATCAGGCTTCATGAAATCCAGATTTGCAAACAGTTGGGGCAGCAGAGGCTCAGTGCAGTTACTGCTGTCAGGTGATTTCCATGTGCTGCAACACCGCAAGTTTGTTTTCAGATCACTGAGAGGGTTTTAATCAAGGGAGAAGTGGGAAGCACTCCCACAGCCCCGGCCCTGGGCATGCTCCACCCACCCGTGCACGCCCGTGACCGGCCACACCGCAGCGCCTGCCCCTGGAGCAGCCACGGGGCTCTGCTCTGGATGGCCAGCGCTGTGGTTCACTCCCTCACCCTGCTTGTCCAACAGGGAGCCTGGTGGTACAAGTGGGATGAAACCACAACATTGTAATTCCTGGAGTGGAGACATGTCCTACCCCACCATCAGCAAAGGACTCCTGAACCCTAGATCATagggtttggcttggaaggggcCTTCAAAGATCACCCAGTTCAAGCCCAGTGCCATGGGCGGGGACATCAGGTTGCTGAAGGTCACCGCACATTTGGCACATACCAAAGCAACAATAAAATGCCTCTTTTGAagctgttctgtgtttctttcactttctgGCAGCAAGCTGTATCTTGATccagttttctctctccctgttgGCTATTTATATTACTGGTGGGTCTCTCCTCCCATTAGCATCAGCCCCTTTCTTCCTTATGGCCCCTGCCCCATCGCTACACCCTCTCACCCTCAGCATTACTGACCCCTTTGTGCAAGGTGAAACCCACTGAGCTCACTCAGTCACCTGTtgagagagaggcagaggaaaggAGCTTTCAAGGGAGAGCAGTGGACTGTAAACTTCAGGAATGTGCATTTCATCCATAACTGCGCAGCTGAGCAGACAAACCTGGGCCACAAAGAGACCATGGTCCTACAGGAGCAGCTCTCAAACCCAATGCccaatttcctttcttctgtggCACCTTCTTCTGACCAGAGGCGACAGGACTGTACTCTAAGGGAGCTCAAACATATTTGCAGGTACGCTGCAGGGCTCCATGCAGAGTGGGCTGGGTTTTGGTGAAAATGTGAGATCTGGAGATGACAGCCATGGAAATGTCACAGGCCCTTCCTTCCATAGCTCCCCTCCTTCTCTGAGTTTcctcttcctgttttctgttcCAAGCAATGcagaatatttgcatttcattaaGTACTTCTTCCTTTACATGATGCCTCATTACGACTTTCTTTTTGGGTTAggtatttctttaatttttaagcatattaattattttttctttcgGAGGGAAGATGGGCATGCCTTGGAGCTTGTGGATGCTCATTTTAGAGCAGTGTGGAAGGAGCCTTTGAGGACAGGCTGCAAGTGTCCGTAAATCCCCACAACCCTAATGCTGTGTGTTTACTACTGTGGATTGGGATCTACCCAATCTGACCTTGATGAGCCAACTGTTTTTCTGGCCTTTTTCAGAGTTTCAGGCTAGAGAAAGCACAGaaggtgttttttccttttcccggAATATGAAGTGCTATATCAGGCTGGCAAACACTTGGGGCTACTTCTGCTTCAATTCAGTCTGAGGAATGACAGGGGATCAAAATAAGCATTGGCCCTTTggtattaaaattttattttgagatgTTTTCTCCATCCCAAATTCATGACAAGAAAAtcttgttgtttgtttcttgcaAATTGTGGAGAATTTTTACGTTGCAGTGTATTTTCTCCTAAATGTTAACATAtcagaataaaatcaaaatgaTCATGTACATTAATAATAGAATACACACATAAAGAGAACCTTGGGGTGTCTAAACTTTCTGCACATTCTTCTAGATTGCTGAGAGCTTTTGTActtgaatatattaaaaacaaggggaaaaaaagaactaaactggaatgtaaatatttttgtctggaaaaaaaaaataatttgtatcaATAAATCACTCATGATTTGTAAATACTCTTTGTTTTCCACCATCAACAATAATCTTTCTATCTGCAAGGAATGAATTTCTACCCTTAAGTAGCTAACTTACTGTCTAACCTTACTGCAGCTGGCACTATTCAAAGAAGTTAGAGCTTAGCAAAACTCTATCTcaatttatacttttttcctctaataGAAAGTAAagcttgattttattttactgtgctCACACAGCATCATGCCCTTGATATTATGTTTATTTAGCAAGagaaatgaaagttttaaattttttcttctggaaaaaatatatttgcagaaaagagaaaatcacaAGTACTTACAACATGGTTGGCAGGAATCAGCTATGTGGAAAAAATGCTGCCACTtactatttttctatttcttctgcatttttggcCATGGTTAGAAGCAATGCTATCTATGAGCCATGTGTGTGACACACTTAGGGAACCCTGAAAACCTGTGAGAAGCAGAAGGTCAGCGGTGGGCTGTCTCCTATGTCAGGCAGCCAGGCCAGTGTGTGCTGTTTGATGTCGTGATCCCTTGCTCAAGTACCCAGTTTCCGTGGGAGCCTTCAACCATTTGGGGCTTTCGACAAGAGCCGCATACTGAGAAAACACATCACGTCCAGTGGAGTGGCTGGGAACTTGGTCTGAGGTAACCTGCAGAAACCAAACTGAGTGCCAGACATGCAGTTTGAGGACCTTGTTTGCCAAATTTAGTTGTGTAACCAAGGTGTACAAAATTTATCTACAAGTTCCTCCGATACCAGAACTGTTCAAACTCTTTGTACCCTGACAAAGGTTAAATCAGTTACGTCTGTACTGAACTGCTTTCATTAGTAGGTCAAATATATCACGGGGACATTTTCTATGGAACTTAACTGATGCGATGCCAAGGAGGAAGTTTGCCTTGTAAAGTTACAGGAGGCTTAACCGTTCAGACTTCTCTCTGGTCTACTTAAAGATATGGAATATTTAGTAAATGGCCCGATCTAACCCTTGAAGAAATTTTACTGGGGTTCTCAGGAACTAAAAAGGACAATAATCTGGTTTTAACGCAATCAGTGCAATCCCACAGATGGAACTAGTCTGCTTGTAGCCTGCGGTAATCACTGCCACCTATGCAGAGTGAAGGACTACAGTAGGCCAGTGGAGAAAGAAGTTCTTCAgccattttctttgcagaaataCTGTATGCAAATAGTTTGAACTATCAATCCCAGAATGACAGATTAATCtaattttgggggaaaagcagaactgacacTGAGGGATGAACAGCGGCAGGAGGGGCTGAGAGCAGCCATGGGGCAGCTGTCAATCCTATTGCTGCATCTAAGCTGAGAAAGGACCTCATCCTCCAGCTCTGATGACTCAGCAGAGGGCAGATATTTAAGGAAAGGTCTGGCTCTGTTTACTTCAAAAATTGGCTGTGGCACTTTATTCTGCATGAGGGATGCAGAACTGAGCCCTTGGTTATGGCTGCAAGGTGTTCCAGttcccctgctccctctctTGCCCCTGGAAAACTCCACAGCAAACAGGAATTCCCAAACAAAGTGCTGCATTTCTCATTTGAAGACCTGCCTGttgaaacttttcatttttcaattttctttgcagcaatATATTATCAGATGGATTTAATGCCTAATTTAACTTTGTTTCCATTTGTCATTAGGTCTATGAAATGTCTTTCTTTCAGTGAGGCAGATGTAACCACAAGATCTTGCTCTTGGGCTTAATTTCCACATAATTGTCACATTAGTTTTTCCAAGTCCAGGCTGGCCTGCTAAACATACTTAATAATTTACAGTTTTCAATGCCTATTGCCTTGCCTGAAAGGCTACCTGTTTTCTTCAGCTCATTGGGAGCCCTGTAGGGGAAAAGACTGGAAACTGCCAAGGTCAGGAAGAGTTTCAGATTAAGCTTTATGTTGTGCTGTTATTTAAGTAAATAAAGGTAAATTCCAACAGGAGGGATGAATTTACATGACATACAGTGGGTATTGACTGTGGTGAGGTAGAGCTGGAATGGAAATCTTTTCTCATTGTGAGGCAGACTGAGCAGGAGTGATGGGAATGTGGAGGAAGATTTACCAGAGGGTGCTGGGATGGGTAAGgaacagcagagacaggaacagcaggaaaacacccCGTAGCAGAGATTACTGCAGCACCCGGAGCCTTTGCACACCCTGCCAGAGCAGGTTTTCATGCTGGCAGCCGGGCTTATGTCTATACCAGCACGTGAAAGCAGACCGTGTTCTCCTCTCTAGTCCTGCAGGAGAGGGGCACAGCACGGTAGTATCTATCCTTGCCTCCCCAGCCTTGCCTGAAATGTGGGCACCTAACGTGCATCTCATGACCCCACACTCTGCTCTCAGACAAGTACTGACTATATCTTCCTCGCTACAAGAGCTTGGGTACCTCACATATGTCAGCACCTGTGGACATGTGTCTTCAGGATGTCAGTCCCGCCTGACTGTGCTAGTGGCTGTGTTGTCATTGGCCATGCTGTTGCAGAAGAGACAGCCTGGAGATGCAAGGCAAAGCCAAATAAAGAGATGTCTATGTCACAGCTACCTGCTAAAGTGACTTCAGCTTGTAATCAAGGATTTACGAGGATAGCTGTGGCCCATTTGCTACTTAGTGAGGCTTGCAGCAGTGGGAGGTACAATGATGTAGGCATCATTCACCTGTGGTTTTCAGACTCCAGATGCATTTCTTTATGGATAAATTTAGCCTGTGCTACTCCTTCTCTATTGCTATGCCTGAAGCTAACCTGAAGCTAACTCTGGCCCTTCTGCATGGACTTTGCTTGCGTCTCTGCTCAGAGACACAAGCCAACAGGGAGAGAAGCAGAACTGGTCCTGCTGGATGGGTGAAGTGTTGGCCAAGAGGGATAGAGCTGTCATGAGCTTGATGGTCTGATGTGCCTGAAACCAGTGTATGGGCTCCATGTCTATACCATGGTAGATACTGCTGTCTCAGCCTTGCCTGAACTTGTGGGGGATGTACCTTAGTCACTGTGAGAAAAATATAGAGTGTCTTCTGAAGCTTATTAAAATGTAGTTGAATGGTgagaaatgaggaggaaaaaggagcagTTTTTTGAACAGAGCAGTCCTGCTGTTCAGGAAAGTAAAAAGTAAAGCCCAGAATGGAGCGGAACATGCATGCAGGGAAACACCGacacaggtattttaaaataaccatATGGAATGAATGGAGAATGAAACTACAAAATGAACCACAAACAGAACAATTGTTCCCCAAAGGCCGGGAACAATTGCACGTTACAGCTGGGCTTTGGTGGCTTTGGCCGTGCACGTAAGGCAGGCGCTCTCTGTTTGTGCGTGCCCTCAGGAGTGGCAAAGGTCATATGCAAGTAGGGCTTAGTGCAGATCTGGGTGACTTGTTTTGGAGATGGAAATGATACGAGGAGGTAGAATCAACCCTGCTGTGGCCCTGCACCTGCTGAGGCGGCAGGAGAGGCCGTGGGACCTGGGCCAGAGTCTTTGCACGCATCCTCTTCTCCTTGAAGGACCAGATTTGTACGACAGCTTGTTCTGCGCAGTGAAGGGCAGTGAGGCCGATGGCGCTAGAGAGGTGCAGGTGCTCTTCTGGGCCTCAGGGAAACAACATGGGGCCGAGAGGCCTCTGCTTCACTGCAGACGTCATTCTGTGCTTAGGCcttgctgcagccaggggcaAGAGAGCTGAGAGGCCCAGCTGATGTATTTCTCAAGCAGCCCCTTCAATTCTTTGCTGACTTCaagcagctgtgcagcacaTCTGGCATTCAGCGCAGTGAGCGAGCACTGCAGCACATTGCccagaggttgtggagtctccctgaGCGCAGATAGTCAAGAAGCATCTGAAGGCAACCCTTTGCAAGGCGCAGCGGGAagaccctgctggagcagccctggccaaGATGATCCCACCGGTGCTCCTTCCAAACGTTAACTCTTCTGGGATTTGGAGATCCGCATCTTTGCACAAGGTGAAGCTCTCAGAGGGAAAGTGGAGTCTAAGAAAGAGTTGGGGGCAGCCACAGGCCTGGTGCTAATGGGAGTCTCTCTCACAAGGCCCCTGGCCACGGCCTCTTCAGCTCCATCAGCTTTGACTCCCCGAAAGTTCTTTTGCTCTAGAGGAAAGGTGTGGCAGCAATTCCCACTGCCTCTTGAGCAGTGCCCTCTCCACATTCTGCACGCTCAGGTCTGCgtcagctgcagcccagggagcagaTTCTGCCCACAGAGCCCAGAGAACACAAAAGGGAATCGGAGTATTTCCTCTTGCGTGGACCCCGATCTGCGTAGCCAACCTGGTCATCAGTGCATGCGGTGCTGAGGAGACTGTTGAGATGAcaccgctgctgctgctgcttctgctggcagagtgctgctgcacagcgttttcccttccctctctgtgtCCCACATtgttccctcttttcccctgtACAATGAGGGGCTTCTCTGCGGCCAGCTGCCGGCCCCACAAGCACAGCTCTAAGGTGGAGAAGCTCTTTCAGTGCTCATCGTTCAGGGTTCGTGTGAACCGCTTTCGCAGATCCACGTACTCACTCATCGCCTGGGAGTGGGCAACGGGATCCATCACCAGGTGGTGGAAGAGATTGCACGTCTCGGCCATTTGCACCTCTGGGGGAACCCTGATCTCCCCAGGAAGGCTCCGGTTGCCCACGATGAAGTGGTTGAGGCATCTCACTTGCACGCAGAAGCGCAGGCCCTCGCTGATATCCACCAGTCGCCTGACAAAATCTCTCCTGCGCCACCGTGACACGGGGATGATGGACAGGAGGTGCATGACAATGGTCTTGATGGTGTAGGTGGAAAAGCCTGAGCCCAGCTGCAGACAGCTGAAGAACTGCAGGCATTTGAGGTGCAAGCTGTCAGGGGGGGCCCGCCTGGCGATGCACTTGAAGAACTTCATCTCTGCCACGGCGTAGCTCTCCGGCCATGTTGTGCTTGGCGTGCAGGCCTCCCTAGGCTGGCTGCTCACAAAGATGTCTGAGTCGCCTTGCCGCACCCCAAACAGCACCTCAATGCGGAAGCTTGCTGCGCCGTTGCTCACCTGGAATCGGCAGGAGCGTCTGGAGGGCAGCAGCACTAAATGCCAATTGTGGGACTGAGGCAAAGCCGGCCAGATTGCTCTCACCAGTTGGTAGAACCAGCGGGCAGTTTTCTGCACGTCGAGGTAGGAGCCGGTGCACAGCGTGTGTAGGAGGCTGGCATCCTGATTgctcctcagctcctcctggggcTGGTGCAGGAAGCACAGCATGTTCtcaccctgctgctccctgctgcaggtgcaCTCCAGCTGCACGCGGACGCGGAAGTTCCTCCCGCGCCTCTGCCCCGCAgtgtccagctccagctggaaggAGTGGCCTCGGGGAGGATTCATGGCTACCAGCACACGGTACACAACATCCTGCTCACGGGGACTCCAACCTTCGAAGGCACTGCCCACCCCGATGGCTCGTTGCAGCACCGGGTAGAAACTGTTGCACAAGACGTGGCCAAAGTAAATGG
This genomic window contains:
- the LOC116448328 gene encoding inositol 1,4,5-trisphosphate receptor-interacting protein-like 1, translating into MEVHAMHQEVERTLLEREVEQLMLRQSGGAWGDLPWSALQHWQVWEFAGLLLLLLALEFIWRERSLRREEREEENDGANEEEVRNAAANQEEDVGNEEEEEEANAANREEVNNDDGNVQEVGNVAANEEDDVGNEVVREAANAENNNDAANGVQEEEHEGEDNLGRIAMERIQWPVQDLQEGCEWTTDLMDNFAIYFGHVLCNSFYPVLQRAIGVGSAFEGWSPREQDVVYRVLVAMNPPRGHSFQLELDTAGQRRGRNFRVRVQLECTCSREQQGENMLCFLHQPQEELRSNQDASLLHTLCTGSYLDVQKTARWFYQLVRAIWPALPQSHNWHLVLLPSRRSCRFQVSNGAASFRIEVLFGVRQGDSDIFVSSQPREACTPSTTWPESYAVAEMKFFKCIARRAPPDSLHLKCLQFFSCLQLGSGFSTYTIKTIVMHLLSIIPVSRWRRRDFVRRLVDISEGLRFCVQVRCLNHFIVGNRSLPGEIRVPPEVQMAETCNLFHHLVMDPVAHSQAMSEYVDLRKRFTRTLNDEH